In Chitinophagales bacterium, the genomic stretch CAATCAGGTTACAGAATTATCAACAATTTTGTATTTAATTAACAAAAGAAAAAGTAGCAAAAAGAAAAATAATAATTGCAAAGTGATTGAAAATATCACTTTGCAAATCTAAAGGTTGGTCTTGGCCAAGAAATAAGTATTGGCAGACCAACAACCTTTGAGCTGGACTAATATCGCTTTATGCTTCCTTGATATGTCTAATGAAATCCCATTCACTTTTATATAGAACATAAAATGATGCAGATGAAAAGCGATAATTTTCCGGATACGTTGCTAATTGCCAACGGTTGTTGAAAGGGTTATTCTACACCGCAGCGGTCACAAACAATTTTTCACCCGTGTTGGTGCTTCGGAGGTTTGCCGTTGCCGTGTCCCCTGACCGGCAACGAATAAGAGGTTCACCTGTAATGCTCAACCCGCTATTTTTACTTTACCATGCAATCCGGTAAGCTATATTTTTTCACCGCAACTATTCTCCACTGGAAACCTCTGCTTGCCCATGAAGAATGTATGCAGATCATCGGAGATGAATGGAAACGACTGGTTATGCTGCGCAGAATCAGCATCTATGCCTTCATCATTATGCCCAATCATTATCACATCATCTGGTCCGTGGAAGAGCCGTATCATCCTGATAATATTCAAAGAGATTTTCACAAGTGGACTGCAAAAAAACTCATCAAATGGATGACAAGATATCAGCCGCACCTTCTGAAAGATTTCACAGTAAATGCCGCAGATCGTGCCATTCAGATATGGGAACGAAATCCTCTGCCGATTGAATTGTACAGTCAAGAAGTAATATGGCAAAAGCTGGAATATATTCACAATAATCCTTGTCGCGATAAGTGGCAATTGGCTGAATTGCCTGAATTGTATCATTACTCTTCTGCACAATATTATTTACTGAACAAAGATGAGTGGGGATTTATTACGCATATACAACAAGCTTAGTAAGCTTGCGCTTCTGTTGCCGGTCAGGGGACACGGCTACGGCTCGCGCATAAGAGGCGACAATGCACTAACAATGGTAAAAATAACCCTTGTCGCGGTAAGTGGCAATTGGCTGAATTGCCTGAATTGTATCATTACTCTTCTGCACAATATTATTTGCTGAACAAAGATCAGTGGGGATTTATTACGCATATACAACAAGCTTAGTTTAGCTTGCGCTTCTGTTGCCGGTCAGGGGACATGGCCACGGCTTACGCATAAGAGGGGACAATGCACCAACCATGGTAAAAAGTTAACTTTGATTTATGGCAAAAAACCGCTCCACTGCGATAAATACAAACCCTGAAATCCTAAACGGCACTCCTGTTTTTATGGGTACCCGAGTGCCCATAAAAAACCTTTTTGATTTTTTAGAAGCCGGCCGAACCATTGAATTTTTTATTCAACAATTTCCTTCGGTAAAAAAGTCACAGGTTATTACCGTGCTTACTTTAGCAGAACATCTGATTGTTACCCCAAATGAAGATTCTTCTCGACGAGTGCCTGCCTAAAGATCTGAAAAAAGAATTTCCGGATCATGAAATTAAAACAGTGAAAGAAATGAAATGGCAGGGAGAAAAAATGGAGAACTTCTTTTACTGCTTTCAAAAAACCGCTTTGATATATTCATTACCATAGATACAAACCTGGTTTATCAGCAAAACCTGAAAAGATATTCGATTATTATTGCTGTAATCGAGGTTACCACCACCGATATTGAAACTTTAATTCCCATCGCAAAAAAGATGAATAAAAGAATTAAGAGTTTACAGCATGGAAGAATTTATCGCTTTTAGGACCAGCATTTATTTATTAGCCTTATGCTCTTTATTTAAACCAATCCCTCTTTCAGCAGGTCGTGAACGTGCACCATGCCGGCATATTTTTTCTTATCCATAACAATCACCTGTGTTATCTTATTTTTACGCATCATCTCCAGCGCGTCTACAGCCAGCTCATCTTTTGAGATAGTCCTGGGGTGTTTCCCCATAATATCCTTTGCCCTAAGCTCCTGGATAGAACCGTTTTTTTCCATCATCCTTCTGATGTCGCCATCGGTGATAATGCCGCTCACCTCGTTCTTCTTATTTAACACTGCGGTGGCACCCAACCGGTTGGAGGTGATTTCCACTATTACCTTATGGAAGGAATCTTCTTCCTGTACCAATGGCCGCGGATGCCGTGCATAAAGATCACTGACCCTTAAATAGAGCTTCTTGCCCAAAGAACCACCCGGATGGAATTTGGCGAAATCTTCCGGTGAGAATCCCCGCAGCTTTAAGAGACAAACCGCCAGGGCATCTCCCATGGCCATCTGTGCAGTGGTGCTTGACGTAGGGGCGAGGTTATTGGGACAAGCCTCCTGGGAAACGGTGGTATTTAACACAAGATCAGCGTGGCTGGCAAGGAAGCTGTTCATGTTTCCTACCATTCCTACCAGTAAATTGCCGTTATGCTTCACTAACGGCACCAGCACCTTGATCTCAGGGCTTTCCCCGCTTTTGGAAATGCAGATCATGATGTCATTTTCCTGCGCCATTCCCAAATCGCCATGAATGGCGTCGGCAGCATGCATGAACATAGACGGGGTACCGGTGGAATTAAAGGTGGAGACAATCTTACTGGCAATAATGGCACTCTTCCCGATGCCGCTGACGACGACCCTGCCTTTCGATTTTAAAATTTCCTGAACAATCTTTACAAAGTCCTCATTAAGCAAGCTTTTAAGTCCTGATATAGCGTTTGACTCAATAGTAAGTGTTTCACCGGCTATATCAATAATGTGTTTTGAAGAGAACTTCAAAGATTTATGAACGAAATTTAAGTTACAATTTTTGTAAAAGTATTAAAATTCCTATTTTTAGATGCTAGGTTGTAAATCAAAGCATAAACGGATAATAACAATTCCTGTTTTATATTTGTTTCCCTATCTTCTGATCCCGAACCCACGCTATCTACTTCTTGCAGATGCCAAAACCAGTCGGGACCAAAAATGAGATGATAAATTTTTCATACTACCTACAATAAATAAGGAATGGCAAAGCGTGCAATCACTGATGAGGCTGTAAAAGAGAAGCCGGTCAAGGTTAAAAGTGTAACAATTAAAAAAGAAGCGGTAACTGTTTCAGCCCAAAAAAGACTTGCTGAAAAATCTATTGCTAAAAACGGCAGTGGAAAGACTTCGTCCTCCTCGTCAAATCTTCGCGAAGCGCTGAATGAATACTTCGGATTCGAAAATTTTAAGGATGAGCAGGAAATGATTATCCGAAGTGTGATGCAGGGTGAAGATACTTTTGTGATTATGCCGACGGGTGGTGGTAAATCCCTTTGTTACCAGCTGCCTGCCATATTGCTCCCGGGCACTGCCGTAATCATTTCGCCCCTGATCGCTCTGATGAAAAACCAGGTAGACCAGATACGGGGATACAGCAGCAAAGACACCATTGCGCATTTCCTGAACTCTTCGCTCACCAAGGCCCAGCAAAAGGAGGTTAAAAAAGATCTGATGAGCGGTGAGACGAAGATGCTTTATGTGGCTCCCGAAACACTGACCAAAGAGGAAAACATACAATTTTTAAGCGAGCTCGAAATTTCTTTTGTGGCAGTAGACGAGGCTCACTGCATATCTGAATGGGGCCATGATTTCAGGCCGGAGTACCGGAAGATCAGGACCATGGTGGAAAGCATGGGTACGCGCATTCCGGTGATGGCATTAACTGCAACCGCCACTCCAAAAGTGCAGCTTGATATTTTAAAGAACCTGGATATGAAGGAGCCGAATGTCTTTATCAGCTCTTTCAACCGCCCAAACTTGTACTATGAGGTGCGCCCGAAAGGAAATAAGGAGACTACGCTAAAGCAGATCACAAAATTTGTGAAAGGCATGCCGGGCAAGTCCGGAATTATTTATGTGCTCAGCAGAAAATCCACGGAAGAAATTGCAGAATTTTTATGTGCGAACGGAATCCGGGCCGGCGCCTATCACGCCGGGCTTGATGCCACTACCCGCTCACAGAGGCAGGACCAGTTCCTGATGGAGGATATAGAAGTGATTGTGGCCACTATAGCTTTTGGGATGGGGATCGATAAGCCTGATGTTCGGTTTGTGATACATTATAACATTCCGAAATCACTGGAAAACTATTACCAGGAAACCGGTCGTGCAGGCCGTGACGGGCTTGAAGGCAAGTGCATTGCCTTTTATAACTACAGCGATATTCTGAAGCTTGAAAAGTTCATGCGCGATAAGTCGCAGAGCGAACGCGAGATGGGCGGACATTTACTGATGGAAACGGTTGCTTACGCAGAAACCTCTGTATGCCGCCGCAGGTTCCTTTTGCATTATTTTGGAGAAAAGTATGGGATTGAAAACTGTGAAAAATGCGATAACTGCCTTAACCCGAAAGAGCAGACCGAAGGGGAAGAATACATTAAGCTGTTGCTTGAAACGGTGGATGCCATCCATGAAAGCTTCGGTATTAATTATGTAATAGATATTCTCTGCGGAAATAAGCATAACCAAGTTACCATGTTCCGCCATGACGATCTTGAAGTATTTGGCGCTGGCAAAGACCATGATGACCATTTCTGGAATTCGGTTTTACGGCAGGCATTGCTGCACAACCTGATTATTAAGGACATCGAAAATTACGGAGTTATCAAGATCAGTGAGAAAGGCAGGAAATTCCTGCAGAAGCCGCACTCTATTATGATTTCGATTAACCATGATTTTGATAACCTTGATGAGGTTGCAGAACCGGAAGGTGGAACAAGTGCTCTGGATCCTATGCTGCTTAACATGCTGAAGGATTTGAGGAAACAGGTTGCCAAAGAAAAAAACCTGCCGCCCTTTGTGCTCTTCCAGGATCCTTCGCTGGAAGAGATGGCCACCTTGTACCCGTGCACCATCGATGAGCTCTCCCACGTAATGGGGGTAAGCAAGGGCAAAGCATTGAAGTATGGTAAGCCGTTTATTGAGATGATAGCGGAATATGTAGAAGAAAATGAGATAGAAAAACCTTCCGAAATGCTGGTGAAATCAATAGCTAATAAATCGGGTGTGAAGGTCTATATTATTCAGAATGTAGATAAGAAAGTCCCAATGGAAGCTATTGCCCACGGAAAGGGGATGAAGATGGATAAGCTGCTCGAAGAGATGGAATCAATCGTTTCATCAGGAACCAGGTTGAATCTTAATTACTATATAAATGATATTATTGAAGAGGACCGTCAGCAGGAGGTCTATGATTATTTCCGCACGGCGCACAGCGATTCACTTGAACATGCGATTAATGAATTAGGTAAAGACAACTATTCCATGGAAGAAATTCAATTGATGAGGATAAAATTTATGAGTGAAATGGCGCATTGACGGGATTATTTATCAATGGATGTAGTGATAGCAATCGATTATATTCACGTATAGCACACACCTTTCGCTTTCCTTAAGCCTGACTGTTTTTACAGGTTATCGCAGGTTTTATAATTTCTTTTATAGCTACCATAAAGTTTTACAATTTTCCGCATCCAACCATGCCGGTTTTCCGCAATATTTTTTATTCTTTTCCCTTCCAGCTTGTACTACTGCACTTGCGGAGGTACCTGTTCATGCTGGCTCCCTGGCTGTTATTAATCCTGATGGTAACCGATAATTTCGGCCATCTCTATGGATTTCATTATCTTTTCCTGGATCCTGAATATTTAGGTAAGGTAAACTGGTTAAGCTTCTTTATTGTCGGGCTTTCTTTGGGCGGCTTTATTTTCGTGTGGAACATTACCAGCTATATTCTCAATAGTTTTCGCTTTCCATTTCTGGCCACCTTTGAACGGCCCTTTCTTCGCTATTCACTTAACAATGCCTTTTTTCCACTGGTTTTTTTAATCATCTATTTTACAGTTATTACAAAGTTTCAATATTACGCAGAGCTGAAATCTTTTTGGGAGGTGGTAAGCTATCAGCTTGCCCTTCTCCTGGGAATGATGGCATGGCCCCTGATGACCTTCAACCGCTCTCTAAATATAAAAATTGAAACTTTTATTGAGCGCACTGCAAGACATCAGCTCCACATCCGTAAAAAAAAGCACTTAATAAATGCTTCCGTAATGACATCACCGGTAATAAAAAGGTTAACGCCTGAATTGCGTGTAGACTACCTGCTAATTCATCCCTTTAGGGTTCGTCCTGTACGGCAGGTGCTGCACTATGAGCAGGAGGTACTATTACGGGTCTTTCGCCTTCACCATAAGAATGCACTGTATTTTGAGCTGATCGCATTCTCACTGTTAGTGGTTCTTGCTTTATTTATGGAGGTGCCCTTCTTCCAAATACCTTCAGCAGCGAGCATGCTCCTGATGATCTCTATATTGCTGGCGCCTTTTGGCGCACTTTCTTACTGGCTAAGATCCTGGGCGATATCAGCTTTTATCGTATTGCTGATACTATTAAATCTGCTTGTAAAATATAATTTTCTCAATCACCGGAGTGAAGCTTATGGCTTGAATTATCACAATCCGGTAGCATATACTTTAAAAAATATTGAAAGCGCCGTAACTCAAATAACCATTGATCATGATAAGGCAATGGGTTTACAGATGCTGGAAAACTGGAAAAAGAAAGTCGCTGATTACCACAACCCTTTACAAAAGCCACCGCTGATTATTGTGAATGCCAGTGGTGGAGGATTGAAGGCTTCGCTGTGGTCATTCCGGTTAATGCAACTGGCGGACAGCGTGACAGCAGGTCGTTTTTTTGAACATTGTGTTTTTATAAGTGGCGCCTCGGGAGGCATGATCGGTGAGGCATATTACCGCGAGCTTTACCTCGATAAAAAACTGGGAGATTCAATTAACCTGCAAAACCCGCGGTACACTGCTAATGTTTCAAAAGATATTTTAAATGCAGTTTCTCTTACGTATGTGGTAAACGATCTGATGTTCCCGTTCCAGCATTTTACATTGGGGAATAACAGGTATCATAAAGACCGTGGGTATATGTTTGAAAAGCGATGGAATGAAAACCTGGGTTACATCATGAATAAATCCCTGGCAGATTATTCAAATTATGAATCGAATGCCACCGTGCCCATGATTCTTTTTTCTCCCACTATAATTGATGACGGAC encodes the following:
- the recQ gene encoding DNA helicase RecQ codes for the protein MAKRAITDEAVKEKPVKVKSVTIKKEAVTVSAQKRLAEKSIAKNGSGKTSSSSSNLREALNEYFGFENFKDEQEMIIRSVMQGEDTFVIMPTGGGKSLCYQLPAILLPGTAVIISPLIALMKNQVDQIRGYSSKDTIAHFLNSSLTKAQQKEVKKDLMSGETKMLYVAPETLTKEENIQFLSELEISFVAVDEAHCISEWGHDFRPEYRKIRTMVESMGTRIPVMALTATATPKVQLDILKNLDMKEPNVFISSFNRPNLYYEVRPKGNKETTLKQITKFVKGMPGKSGIIYVLSRKSTEEIAEFLCANGIRAGAYHAGLDATTRSQRQDQFLMEDIEVIVATIAFGMGIDKPDVRFVIHYNIPKSLENYYQETGRAGRDGLEGKCIAFYNYSDILKLEKFMRDKSQSEREMGGHLLMETVAYAETSVCRRRFLLHYFGEKYGIENCEKCDNCLNPKEQTEGEEYIKLLLETVDAIHESFGINYVIDILCGNKHNQVTMFRHDDLEVFGAGKDHDDHFWNSVLRQALLHNLIIKDIENYGVIKISEKGRKFLQKPHSIMISINHDFDNLDEVAEPEGGTSALDPMLLNMLKDLRKQVAKEKNLPPFVLFQDPSLEEMATLYPCTIDELSHVMGVSKGKALKYGKPFIEMIAEYVEENEIEKPSEMLVKSIANKSGVKVYIIQNVDKKVPMEAIAHGKGMKMDKLLEEMESIVSSGTRLNLNYYINDIIEEDRQQEVYDYFRTAHSDSLEHAINELGKDNYSMEEIQLMRIKFMSEMAH
- a CDS encoding KpsF/GutQ family sugar-phosphate isomerase, with translation MKFSSKHIIDIAGETLTIESNAISGLKSLLNEDFVKIVQEILKSKGRVVVSGIGKSAIIASKIVSTFNSTGTPSMFMHAADAIHGDLGMAQENDIMICISKSGESPEIKVLVPLVKHNGNLLVGMVGNMNSFLASHADLVLNTTVSQEACPNNLAPTSSTTAQMAMGDALAVCLLKLRGFSPEDFAKFHPGGSLGKKLYLRVSDLYARHPRPLVQEEDSFHKVIVEITSNRLGATAVLNKKNEVSGIITDGDIRRMMEKNGSIQELRAKDIMGKHPRTISKDELAVDALEMMRKNKITQVIVMDKKKYAGMVHVHDLLKEGLV
- a CDS encoding DUF433 domain-containing protein, whose translation is MAKNRSTAINTNPEILNGTPVFMGTRVPIKNLFDFLEAGRTIEFFIQQFPSVKKSQVITVLTLAEHLIVTPNEDSSRRVPA
- a CDS encoding transposase, producing MQSGKLYFFTATILHWKPLLAHEECMQIIGDEWKRLVMLRRISIYAFIIMPNHYHIIWSVEEPYHPDNIQRDFHKWTAKKLIKWMTRYQPHLLKDFTVNAADRAIQIWERNPLPIELYSQEVIWQKLEYIHNNPCRDKWQLAELPELYHYSSAQYYLLNKDEWGFITHIQQA